Proteins from a genomic interval of Diospyros lotus cultivar Yz01 chromosome 6, ASM1463336v1, whole genome shotgun sequence:
- the LOC127803154 gene encoding alkane hydroxylase MAH1-like, giving the protein MEALPIKALFLGASSIYKSLAQATLSVTTEMALLGFYDTFLFAFIIFFILLSFFGTVNGLPWDWPIFGMLPSLLLNIQRIHERCTEVLELTGGTFLLKGPWFANMDMLATVDPANVHYIMSSNFSNFPKGPQFLKIFDFLGDGIFNSDADLWRNQRKIARLLITHQRFYRFLVKTSQDKVEKGLIPILEQVSKLGLVVDLQDLFQRLTFDTTCILVTGYDPGCLSVEFPDVPFSKAMDDAEAAILVRHVLPESVWKLQKWIGFGQEKKLSKACAVLNHIISKHVAMKRDELSKGIKSKEDEEGVDLLTSYLNDEEEIMGDQLKCDDKFLRDTILNFMIAGRDTTSSALTWFLWLVSTHPDVEAKIREELGAIIPKKEARKGKLFNVEEVNKLVYLHGALCESLRLYPPVPFQHKEPHQPDILPSGHHVNQKMKILFSLYAMGRMKFIWGEDCLEFKPERWISEKGTIKHQPSYKFLSFNAGPRTCLGKEVAFTQMKVVAAAIIHNYNVQVVKGHPVDPNVSIILYMKHGLKVKVSKRCP; this is encoded by the coding sequence ATGGAGGCATTGCCGATTAAGGCACTATTCTTGGGAGCATCCTCTATATATAAATCTTTAGCCCAAGCCACTTTGAGTGTAACAACCGAAATGGCCTTGCTAGGGTTCTATGACACTTTCCTTTTtgctttcattattttcttcattcttctttctttctttggcaCCGTTAATGGGCTTCCTTGGGACTGGCCAATTTTTGGAATGCTCCCAAGTCTTCTTCTCAATATCCAAAGGATTCATGAAAGGTGTACTGAAGTTCTAGAGCTAACCGGGGGTACTTTTCTGCTCAAAGGCCCTTGGTTTGCTAATATGGACATGTTGGCCACTGTTGATCCAGCCAACGTGCACTATATAATGAGTTCAAACTTCTCAAATTTCCCCAAGGGACCTCAATTCCTGAAGATATTTGATTTTCTGGGTGATGGGATTTTCAATTCAGACGCAGATTTGTGGCGGAACCAGAGGAAAATTGCTCGGCTGCTGATTACTCACCAAAGGTTCTATCGTTTTTTGGTGAAGACCAGCCAGGATAAGGTGGAGAAAGGCCTAATCCCAATTCTTGAGCAGGTGTCCAAACTAGGCCTAGTGGTGGACTTGCAAGACTTGTTTCAAAGGTTGACGTTTGATACCACTTGCATACTGGTTACAGGCTACGATCCTGGTTGTCTCTCTGTTGAATTCCCTGATGTTCCATTCTCCAAGGCCATGGATGATGCCGAGGCAGCCATACTTGTTCGCCATGTATTGCCAGAGAGCGTTTGGAAATTACAAAAGTGGATAGGGTTTGGGCAAGAGAAGAAGCTGAGCAAGGCTTGCGCAGTGTTAAACCATATAATAAGTAAACATGTGGCAATGAAGAGAGACGAGCTAAGCAAAGgaatcaaatcaaaagaagatgaagagggTGTGGACCTATTGACATCCTACTTGAATGATGAAGAGGAAATCATGGGAGATCAGCTGAAGTGTGATGATAAGTTCTTGAGAGACACTATTCTCAATTTTATGATCGCAGGACGAGACACCACTAGTTCGGCCCTCACATGGTTTCTCTGGTTAGTTTCAACACACCCAGATGTGGAAGCGAAGATTAGGGAAGAGTTAGGAGCAATTATACCCAAAAAGGAAGCAAGAAAAGGGAAGCTTTTTAATGTAGAAGAGGTGAACAAGCTAGTGTATCTTCATGGTGCATTGTGTGAATCACTAAGGCTGTATCCACCAGTACCATTCCAACACAAGGAGCCCCACCAGCCAGACATCCTTCCAAGCGGCCATCATGTCAatcaaaagatgaaaatattGTTCTCTCTTTATGCAATGGGGAGAATGAAGTTTATATGGGGAGAGGATTGCTTGGAGTTCAAGCCAGAGAGATGGATTTCAGAGAAAGGAACCATCAAGCACCAGCCATCTTACAAATTCTTGTCATTCAATGCTGGTCCAAGGACATGCTTGGGAAAAGAAGTGGCTTTTACTCAGATGAAGGTTGTTGCTGCTGCTATAATCCACAACTATAATGTTCAAGTGGTGAAAGGACATCCCGTAGATCCTAATGTTTCCATAATTCTCTATATGAAACATGGCTTAAAGGTTAAAGTTAGCAAGAGATGCCCCTGA
- the LOC127804391 gene encoding uncharacterized protein LOC127804391: MSHRLNVDPSYKPVRQKRRPMTPECYAALKEEVDKLLDNGFIREAQIDQLVDATARHQLLSFMDTYSGYNQIPMNPSEEEHTSFITDCGLYCYKVMPFELKNPGATYQRLVNTMFETQIGRTMEELPHETKSTEVRFWSGFREILGIHGQQQRHRGQPEKNKGLAGYEISHKDEGCVEPYRSGRCPEPLKAYMGQAPLLSKPKDGEKLVVYLGVSEHALSAALVREEEGGAIPRLLRQQEVGGHGNKILQKPDTLGRLLKWAIELAQFDLEYKPRTAIKGQALVDFIAEFTGPAQVGEEASEGLSWELYVDGSSSDQGAGARVMLISPEGHRILCALRFGFQATNNEAEYEALLAGLRLAKEVQAEAVVIFSDSQLVVNEIRGEYQVKGAKMAAYLLKVRELLAFLPKFEVCQIPHSQNSHADALARLETARDAKFLGAIPMEFLAAPSTEQSAETMVIGAPHDSWMSPILEYLQGGKLPIDKLEAH; this comes from the exons ATGTCGCATAGGCTTAACGTGGACCCCAGCTACAAACCAGTGCGGCAGAAGAGGAGACCAATGACTCCAGAGTGTTATGCTGCCCTTAAGGAGGAGGTGGATAAGCTCTTGGACAATGGATTCATCAGAGAAGCCCA GATtgaccagctcgtggatgcaacagcAAGGCACcagctcctcagtttcatggacaCCTACTCAGGatacaaccagatccccatgaatCCTAGCGAGGAGGAGCACACCTCATTTATCACCGATTGTGGGTTGTACTGCTACAAAGTTATGCCGTTCGAACTGAAGAATCCTGGGGCCACCTACCAGAGGCTCGTgaatacgatgttcgaaacgCAGATTGGGAGAACAATGGAG GAGCTACCACATGAAACTAAATCCACTGAAGTGCGCTTTTGGAGTGGCTTCCGGGAAATTCTTGGGATTCATGGTCAACAACAGAGGCATCGAGGCCAACCCGAAAAAAATAAAGGCCTTGCTGGATATGAGATCTCCCACAAAGATGAAGGATGTGTAGAGCCTTACCGGTCAGGTCGCTGCCCTGAACCG TTGAAGGCGTACATGGGGCAAGCGCCGTTACTTTCAAAACCTAAGGATGGGGAAAAATTGGTCGTCTACCTGGGAGTGTCAGAGCACGCTCTTAGCGCAGCATTGGTTCGGGAGGAAGAAGGGGGTGCAATACCCCGTCTACTACGTCAGCAAGAGGTTGGTGGACACGGAAACAAG ATTTTGCAGAAACCAGACACTTTAGGTCGCCTGCTGAAATGGGCGatcgagctcgctcagttcgacttggaatacaaaccaaggacggctATCAAAGGACAAGCACTCGTGGATTTCATTGCTGAATTCACTGGACCAGCCCAAGTGGGAGAAGAAGCCTCGGAAGGACTGTCCTGGGAGCTATATGTTGACGGATCATCAAGCGATCAAGGAGCTGGGGCTAGAGTTATGTTAATCAGCCCAGAGGGCCACAGGATCCTTTGTGCCCTACGATTCGGTTTCCAAGCTACCAACAATGAGGCCGAGTACGAGGCATTGCTCGCAGGGCTACGCCTGGCAAAGGAGGTACAAGCCGAAGCAGTTGTAATCTTCAGCGACTCCCAACTGGTCGTTAATGAAATACGGGGGGAATATCAAGTGAAAGGTGCAAAGATGGCGGCATACCTGCTCAAAGTACGCGAGCTTCTGGCCTTTCTCCCAAAATTCGAGGTATGCCAGATTCCCCATTCTCAAAATTCCCATGCAGACGCACTAGCTCGACTGGAAACTGCGCGAGATGCAAAGTTCCTGGGGGCTATACCAATGGAATTTCTAGCCGCCCCTAGCACGGAACAATCGGCTGAGACGATGGTGATTGGCGCGCCCCATGATTCATGGATGAGTCCTATTCTGGAGTATCTACAGGGTGGAAAGCTGCCAATAGATAAACTCGAAGCGCACTGA